One Rubritalea squalenifaciens DSM 18772 genomic region harbors:
- a CDS encoding glycoside hydrolase family 10 protein translates to MIRALLILALTAVSALAQGYTRSNEQPPLFPREFRAAWVACVYNIDWPSRPGLSASAQQAELLRILNEAQALNLNAIIFQVRPNADALYKSSIEPWSHWLSGTMGRSPGYDPLAFCIQQAHARGIEVHAWFNPFRALPNKDIPTARNHVMRTNKGDIRPYKQYRWLDPASSFTRNRALSVILDVVKRYDIDGVHIDDYFYPYPTVVNGRPNPEFPDGKTPAQRRAYVDSFVQSMYSSVKQTKPWVRVGISPFGIWRPGHPAGIEAGIDAYEHLAGDSRKWLQKGWCDYLSPQLYWRISPRKQSYTALLAWWRSQGSRPVWPGIATARINSSEDPGRKASEIVNQVNYSRTIGKNWVGHVHWSMKSLMQNRGGISNDLKKSAYLAPALVPPMPWLSKSTPGLPSISATLQGNITLVRWQPVRDASKYAVQARYGKDWHSISVTYASGINLKGSPDAIAVSSVDRFGNTSQPFVISKSRRR, encoded by the coding sequence GTGATTCGCGCCTTACTAATTCTTGCACTGACCGCCGTCTCAGCCCTGGCACAAGGGTATACCCGCAGCAACGAACAACCTCCCCTGTTTCCCCGGGAATTCCGCGCGGCCTGGGTAGCCTGTGTCTACAATATTGACTGGCCATCACGCCCCGGTCTCTCGGCCTCGGCCCAGCAAGCTGAACTCCTCCGCATTCTCAATGAAGCCCAAGCCCTGAACCTGAATGCGATCATTTTCCAGGTCAGGCCGAATGCTGACGCCCTCTACAAATCCTCGATCGAGCCTTGGTCTCACTGGCTCTCCGGCACGATGGGCCGCTCACCCGGCTACGATCCACTCGCCTTCTGTATACAGCAGGCCCATGCCCGGGGTATTGAAGTGCACGCCTGGTTCAATCCCTTCCGTGCTTTGCCGAACAAGGATATCCCGACTGCCCGCAACCACGTCATGCGCACCAACAAAGGTGATATTCGCCCCTACAAGCAATACCGCTGGCTCGACCCTGCCTCCTCCTTTACCCGTAACCGCGCCCTCTCCGTCATTCTCGATGTCGTCAAACGCTATGACATCGATGGCGTTCACATCGACGACTATTTCTACCCCTATCCCACGGTCGTCAACGGCCGTCCCAACCCCGAGTTCCCAGACGGGAAGACTCCTGCCCAGCGCCGCGCCTACGTGGATTCCTTCGTCCAGTCCATGTACAGCTCTGTCAAGCAGACCAAACCATGGGTGCGGGTAGGCATTTCGCCTTTTGGCATCTGGCGCCCGGGTCATCCTGCTGGCATTGAAGCCGGTATCGACGCCTACGAACATCTTGCCGGAGATTCACGCAAGTGGCTACAAAAGGGCTGGTGTGATTACCTCTCACCCCAGCTTTACTGGAGAATCTCTCCCAGAAAACAGTCATACACCGCACTACTCGCCTGGTGGCGTTCCCAAGGCTCACGCCCCGTCTGGCCCGGCATTGCGACAGCCCGTATCAATTCCTCAGAGGATCCCGGTCGAAAAGCCTCCGAAATCGTCAATCAAGTCAATTACTCCCGCACCATCGGCAAAAACTGGGTAGGCCACGTCCATTGGAGCATGAAGTCACTCATGCAAAATCGAGGAGGCATCAGCAACGACTTGAAAAAATCTGCCTACCTTGCCCCTGCACTCGTACCACCGATGCCCTGGCTCAGCAAAAGCACCCCAGGCCTTCCCTCCATCTCAGCCACCTTGCAGGGCAACATTACTCTGGTCCGCTGGCAGCCTGTCCGAGATGCCTCCAAGTACGCCGTTCAGGCTCGCTACGGCAAGGACTGGCACTCTATTAGTGTGACTTACGCATCTGGTATCAACTTGAAAGGCAGCCCAGATGCGATTGCCGTCTCCTCCGTGGATCGATTCGGCAACACCAGCCAGCCATTTGTCATTTCAAAAAGCAGACGAAGATAA
- a CDS encoding N-acetylmuramoyl-L-alanine amidase family protein, producing the protein MKIPRLPQFTLILLAVLSMVSLASAAKFSRVILDPGHGGKDKGAIWGGVRESDLNLKVARKVETLLKARGIPVTMTRRSDQFISLSKRANIANNYRGAIFVSIHFNASTHTSVRGLETYYASAKGKALAQQIHSRMVKKLNIKDRKTRLGAKYAVLNQTHCPAILVECGYISNPYERKRCSSSWYQSLCASAIVDGIVAYR; encoded by the coding sequence ATGAAAATCCCAAGGCTACCACAGTTCACCCTCATCCTATTGGCAGTGCTCAGTATGGTCAGCCTTGCCAGCGCTGCGAAATTCAGCCGAGTCATTCTGGATCCAGGTCATGGAGGCAAGGACAAAGGCGCTATCTGGGGTGGAGTTCGTGAGTCCGATCTCAACCTGAAAGTCGCTCGCAAGGTAGAGACTCTACTGAAAGCCCGCGGAATCCCCGTAACGATGACCCGCAGAAGCGACCAATTCATCTCACTCAGCAAGCGGGCCAATATCGCCAATAATTATCGCGGCGCCATCTTCGTGAGTATTCACTTTAATGCCAGCACCCACACTTCCGTAAGAGGGCTGGAAACCTATTACGCCAGCGCCAAAGGAAAGGCTCTCGCTCAGCAGATCCACAGCCGCATGGTGAAAAAACTCAATATCAAGGACAGGAAAACACGCCTGGGTGCCAAGTACGCCGTGCTTAACCAGACGCATTGCCCCGCAATTTTGGTGGAGTGCGGATACATCAGTAATCCTTACGAGCGGAAACGCTGCTCCTCCTCTTGGTACCAGTCCCTCTGTGCGAGCGCCATCGTTGACGGAATCGTGGCCTACCGGTAA